One genomic region from Nocardioides plantarum encodes:
- the npdG gene encoding NADPH-dependent F420 reductase: MSSYRIAVIGGTGPQGKGLGYRFARHGHTVVLGSRAAEKAVPVATEVTERLAGVDGAGEVTGASNSDALAGADVVLLAVPYDGHDELVASLAESGALDGKVVVSCVNPLAFDKQGPSGQVVDAGEGSAAESAQRLAPGAHVVGAFHHVSAVTLWGDRDLIEDEDVLVVGDDKDAKAVVIELARSLSGRDGIDAGRLRLARQLEPLTAVLISINKKYKIHSGIRITGFDAH, from the coding sequence ATGAGCAGCTACCGCATCGCCGTCATCGGGGGCACCGGCCCGCAGGGCAAGGGCCTGGGCTACCGCTTCGCCCGCCACGGCCACACCGTCGTCCTCGGCTCGCGCGCCGCCGAGAAGGCCGTGCCCGTCGCCACCGAGGTCACCGAGCGGCTCGCCGGCGTCGACGGCGCCGGCGAGGTCACCGGCGCGAGCAACTCCGACGCGCTGGCCGGCGCCGACGTCGTGCTGCTCGCCGTCCCGTACGACGGCCACGACGAGCTGGTCGCGTCGCTTGCCGAGAGCGGCGCTCTCGACGGCAAGGTCGTCGTCTCCTGCGTCAACCCGCTGGCCTTCGACAAGCAGGGCCCCAGCGGCCAGGTGGTCGACGCCGGTGAGGGCTCGGCCGCCGAGTCGGCGCAGCGCCTGGCCCCCGGTGCCCACGTCGTCGGCGCCTTCCACCACGTCTCGGCGGTCACCCTGTGGGGCGACCGCGACCTGATCGAGGACGAGGACGTCCTCGTCGTGGGTGACGACAAGGACGCCAAGGCCGTCGTCATCGAGCTCGCCCGCTCGCTGTCGGGCCGTGACGGCATCGACGCCGGTCGCCTCCGCCTGGCCCGTCAGCTCGAGCCGCTGACCGCCGTACTCATCTCGATCAACAAGAAGTACAAGATCCACTCCGGCATCCGGATCACGGGTTTCGACGCCCACTGA
- a CDS encoding ABC transporter ATP-binding protein, producing the protein MSTAGTKLPVADSRSLRRYAVDLAKRHPRLLWSALGLHVLAAVAGLAAPRLLGGLVESVENGTTTGHVDRIILLLAGFLVLQTLLTRYARLVSQVLGEQVLAELREDFVENTLALPVGVVESAGSGDLLTRTGRDVDQLGWSVRWALPEWTIAVVTAVLTFAAAISVGWWVALPCLLGVPPLVIGLRWYLARAKDGYLRESASYSQINATLTETVEGARTVEALGLGQERVDAIDDDVRESYAAERYTLHLRTVFFPSMEISYLVPTVMTLLFGGYLYTQGSVSLGDVTAATLYVQMLIDPVDRVVAILDELQMGAASLARLLGVAQVPDDRSVSGRVPSGEAIAADDVRFSYVEGRDVLHGIDLTVGVGERIAMVGPSGAGKSTLGRLLAGIHPPRTGSVTVGGVGLVELPLGDLRGHVALVTQEHHVFVGTLRDNLALAAPPGAGEAEVRSALEAVDALDWADALPEGLDTVVGSGGRALSAAQAQQVALARLVLADPHTLVLDEATSLIDPRAARHLERSLAAVLEGRTVIAIAHRLFSAHDADRVAVVEDGRIAELGSHDELVAADGSYAALWRSWNGG; encoded by the coding sequence ATGAGCACCGCCGGGACCAAGCTGCCCGTCGCCGACAGCCGTTCACTGCGCCGCTACGCCGTCGACCTGGCCAAGCGCCACCCACGGCTGCTGTGGAGCGCCCTGGGCCTGCACGTGCTCGCCGCCGTCGCCGGCCTGGCCGCGCCGCGCCTGCTCGGCGGGCTGGTCGAGTCCGTCGAGAACGGCACCACCACCGGCCACGTCGACCGGATCATCCTGCTGCTGGCGGGGTTCCTGGTCCTGCAGACGCTCCTGACGCGCTACGCCCGACTGGTCAGCCAGGTGCTGGGCGAGCAGGTGCTGGCCGAGCTGCGCGAGGACTTCGTCGAGAACACGCTGGCCCTGCCGGTTGGCGTCGTCGAGTCGGCCGGCTCCGGCGACCTGCTGACCCGCACCGGGCGCGACGTCGACCAGCTCGGCTGGTCGGTGCGCTGGGCGCTGCCCGAGTGGACGATCGCGGTCGTCACCGCGGTGCTGACCTTCGCCGCGGCGATCAGCGTCGGGTGGTGGGTGGCCCTGCCGTGCCTGCTCGGCGTGCCACCGCTGGTGATCGGGCTGCGCTGGTACCTCGCCCGCGCCAAGGACGGCTACCTGCGCGAGTCCGCGTCGTACTCGCAGATCAACGCGACCCTCACCGAGACCGTCGAGGGCGCCCGCACCGTCGAGGCCCTCGGCCTCGGACAGGAGCGCGTCGACGCGATCGACGACGACGTGCGCGAGTCGTACGCCGCCGAGCGCTACACGCTGCACCTGCGTACGGTGTTCTTCCCGAGCATGGAGATCAGCTACCTCGTCCCGACCGTGATGACGCTGCTCTTCGGTGGCTACCTCTACACGCAGGGGTCGGTCTCGCTGGGCGACGTCACCGCCGCGACGCTCTACGTGCAGATGCTCATCGACCCCGTCGACCGGGTCGTGGCGATCCTCGACGAGCTGCAGATGGGTGCCGCGTCGCTGGCCCGGCTCCTCGGCGTGGCCCAGGTGCCCGACGACCGCTCGGTGTCGGGACGGGTCCCGAGCGGCGAGGCCATCGCCGCCGACGACGTCCGGTTCTCCTACGTCGAGGGTCGCGACGTCCTGCACGGCATCGACCTCACGGTCGGCGTCGGCGAGCGGATCGCCATGGTCGGCCCCTCCGGGGCGGGCAAGTCGACGCTGGGCCGCCTGCTCGCCGGCATCCACCCGCCGCGCACTGGGTCTGTCACCGTCGGCGGCGTCGGGCTGGTCGAGCTGCCGCTCGGCGACCTGCGCGGCCACGTCGCCCTGGTCACCCAGGAGCACCACGTCTTCGTCGGCACGCTGCGCGACAACCTCGCGCTCGCCGCCCCGCCGGGCGCGGGCGAGGCCGAGGTGCGGTCCGCGCTCGAGGCTGTCGACGCCCTCGACTGGGCCGACGCGCTCCCCGAGGGCCTCGACACGGTGGTCGGCTCAGGGGGTCGCGCGCTGAGCGCGGCCCAGGCCCAGCAGGTCGCGCTCGCGCGCCTGGTCCTCGCCGACCCGCACACCCTGGTGCTCGACGAGGCGACCTCGCTCATCGACCCGCGGGCCGCGCGCCACCTCGAGCGCTCGCTGGCCGCCGTGCTCGAGGGGCGCACCGTGATCGCCATCGCCCACCGGCTCTTCTCGGCCCACGACGCCGACCGCGTCGCGGTCGTCGAGGACGGCCGGATCGCCGAGCTCGGCTCCCACGACGAACTCGTCGCCGCCGACGGCTCCTACGCCGCCCTGTGGCGGTCGTGGAACGGCGGCTGA
- a CDS encoding acyl-CoA synthetase: protein MYPGTWATTHPDKPALVMAGSGRTLTYAELDDRSLRLAHRLRAAGLRPGDVVALVSDNTPEAYEVYWAALRSGLYITAVNHHLSADEASYIVRDCGARALVVSAAKAALVEALDVDVEERLAFGGPVASYGDYEAALADAGDDPLPEQPHGDDLLYSSGTTGRPKGIKLPLPDYAVDEPGYKYVTIFGGLYGFDTSTVYLSPAPVYHAAPLRFGGVVHALGGTLVMMERFDPEDFLAAVQEHRVTHTQMVPTMFVRLLKLDEPVRASYDLSSLRCVVHAAAPCPVEVKHRMIEWLGPIVNEYYASTEANGGTMIDSEQWLAHPGSVGVPLIGRPRICGPDGAELPAGEIGTLYFEREEFEGAPFEYHNDPDKTASTQHPDHPNWTTVGDLGYLDPDGFLYLTDRQAFMIISGGVNIYPQEIEDLFSLHPAVLDIAVLGVPDDEMGERVVAFVQPAPGVEGDESLATELTSYARERIAHFKVPREIHFRDELPRTPTGKMVKGRLREEYATS from the coding sequence ATGTATCCCGGCACCTGGGCCACGACCCACCCCGACAAGCCCGCCCTGGTGATGGCCGGGTCCGGCCGCACCCTGACCTACGCCGAGCTCGACGACCGCAGCCTGCGCCTGGCCCACCGGCTGCGCGCGGCGGGCCTGCGGCCCGGCGACGTCGTCGCCCTGGTCAGCGACAACACGCCGGAGGCCTACGAGGTCTACTGGGCGGCGCTGCGCTCGGGTCTCTACATCACCGCCGTCAACCACCACCTCAGCGCCGACGAGGCGTCCTACATCGTGCGCGACTGCGGGGCGCGGGCCCTGGTGGTCTCAGCGGCCAAGGCTGCGCTCGTCGAGGCCCTCGACGTCGACGTCGAGGAGCGGCTGGCCTTCGGCGGCCCGGTCGCGTCGTACGGCGACTACGAGGCCGCGCTGGCCGACGCCGGCGACGACCCGCTCCCCGAGCAGCCGCACGGCGACGACCTGCTCTACTCCTCCGGCACGACCGGGCGACCCAAGGGCATCAAGCTGCCGCTGCCCGACTACGCCGTCGACGAGCCGGGCTACAAGTACGTCACCATCTTCGGCGGGCTCTACGGCTTCGACACCTCGACGGTCTACCTGTCGCCGGCGCCGGTCTACCACGCGGCGCCGCTGCGGTTCGGCGGCGTCGTGCACGCGCTCGGCGGGACGCTGGTGATGATGGAGAGGTTCGACCCGGAGGACTTCCTCGCGGCCGTCCAGGAGCACCGGGTCACGCACACCCAGATGGTCCCGACGATGTTCGTGCGGCTGCTCAAGCTCGACGAGCCGGTGCGGGCGTCGTACGACCTGTCGTCGCTGCGGTGCGTGGTGCACGCGGCCGCGCCCTGCCCGGTCGAGGTCAAGCACCGGATGATCGAGTGGCTCGGCCCGATCGTCAACGAGTACTACGCCTCCACCGAGGCCAACGGCGGCACCATGATCGACAGCGAGCAGTGGCTGGCCCACCCCGGATCGGTCGGGGTGCCGCTCATCGGCCGGCCGCGCATCTGTGGCCCGGACGGCGCCGAGCTGCCGGCGGGCGAGATCGGCACGCTCTACTTCGAGCGGGAGGAGTTCGAGGGCGCCCCGTTCGAGTACCACAACGACCCGGACAAGACGGCGTCCACGCAGCACCCGGACCACCCCAACTGGACCACCGTCGGCGACCTCGGCTACCTCGACCCCGACGGCTTCCTCTACCTCACCGACCGCCAGGCCTTCATGATCATCAGCGGCGGCGTCAACATCTACCCGCAGGAGATCGAGGACCTCTTCTCCCTGCACCCGGCCGTCCTCGACATCGCCGTGCTCGGGGTCCCCGACGACGAGATGGGGGAGCGCGTCGTCGCCTTCGTGCAGCCGGCCCCCGGCGTCGAGGGCGACGAGTCCCTGGCCACCGAGCTGACGTCCTACGCCCGCGAGCGGATCGCGCACTTCAAGGTGCCGCGCGAGATCCACTTCCGCGACGAGCTGCCTCGCACCCCCACCGGCAAGATGGTGAAGGGGAGGCTCAGGGAGGAGTACGCGACGAGCTGA
- a CDS encoding acyl-CoA dehydrogenase family protein: MPETPTIYEQEHEDFRSSVRAFMDKEVVPHHAQWEKDGQVSREVWTKAGEMGLLCFDVDEQYGGAGIRDFRYNAIVAEEISRVGASGLGFPVHTDIIVPYISSLGTEEQKQRWLPGLVSGELISSVAMTEPGAGSDLQGIRTSAIDKGDHYVLNGSKTFISNGIMSDLVIVVCRTDPDAGHQGISLLVVERGMEGFERGRNLDKMGMKAQDTAELFFDNVLVPKENLLGKEGEGFIQLMVNLPQERISIAAIAVAAMENIMEMCLTYAKEREAFGKPIGKFQHNRFMLAEMATEVYIARLFVNDCILKLNAGEVDTSLASMAKWWTTELQKKFADQGVQLHGGYGYMSEYPISKAYVDSRIQTIYGGTTEIQKEIIGRMLGV; this comes from the coding sequence ATGCCCGAGACCCCGACCATCTACGAGCAGGAGCACGAGGACTTCCGCTCCTCGGTGCGCGCGTTCATGGACAAGGAGGTCGTCCCCCACCACGCCCAGTGGGAGAAGGACGGCCAGGTCAGCCGCGAGGTGTGGACGAAGGCCGGCGAGATGGGCCTGCTGTGCTTCGACGTCGACGAGCAGTACGGCGGCGCCGGCATCAGGGACTTCCGCTACAACGCGATCGTCGCGGAGGAGATCAGTCGGGTCGGCGCGAGCGGGCTCGGCTTCCCGGTCCACACCGACATCATCGTCCCCTACATCAGCTCCCTGGGCACTGAGGAGCAGAAGCAGCGCTGGCTGCCCGGCCTGGTGAGCGGTGAGCTCATCTCCTCGGTCGCGATGACCGAGCCCGGCGCCGGGTCCGACCTGCAGGGCATCCGCACCAGCGCGATCGACAAGGGCGACCACTACGTCCTCAACGGCTCCAAGACCTTCATCTCCAACGGCATCATGAGCGACCTGGTCATCGTCGTGTGCCGCACCGACCCCGACGCCGGCCACCAGGGCATCAGCCTGCTCGTCGTCGAGCGCGGCATGGAGGGCTTCGAGCGCGGCCGCAACCTCGACAAGATGGGCATGAAGGCCCAGGACACCGCCGAGCTGTTCTTCGACAACGTCCTGGTGCCCAAGGAGAACCTCCTCGGCAAGGAGGGCGAGGGCTTCATCCAGCTGATGGTCAACCTGCCCCAGGAGCGCATCTCGATCGCCGCGATCGCCGTCGCCGCGATGGAGAACATCATGGAGATGTGCCTGACCTACGCCAAGGAGCGCGAGGCCTTCGGCAAGCCGATCGGCAAGTTCCAGCACAACCGCTTCATGCTGGCCGAGATGGCCACCGAGGTCTACATCGCCCGCCTGTTCGTCAACGACTGCATCCTCAAGCTCAACGCCGGCGAGGTCGACACCTCGCTGGCGTCGATGGCCAAGTGGTGGACCACCGAGCTGCAGAAGAAGTTCGCCGACCAGGGCGTCCAGCTCCACGGCGGCTACGGCTACATGTCCGAGTACCCCATCTCCAAGGCGTACGTCGACTCCCGCATCCAGACGATCTACGGCGGCACGACCGAGATCCAGAAGGAGATCATCGGCCGGATGCTCGGCGTCTGA
- a CDS encoding LLM class F420-dependent oxidoreductase, whose protein sequence is MKLSTMLMYDGNPRAAADQVVDLERAGLDVVWVAEAYGFDSPTLMGYLAAKTEKVQIGSGILNVFSRTPGALLQTVAGLDNVSGGRAILGLGASGPQVIEGFHGMPYTRPLGRTREIIEVVRMGLRREKLEHQGRDITLPLPADQGLGLGKPLKLLTKPERADVPIWVAALGDKNVEMTAELADGWMPHLVYPEKVKETWGGPLAAGAAKRSADLGPLQMTGGGVLAIGEGPEVKSMLDFARPMFALYVGGMGARGKNFYNDLAVQYGYEKEAAEIQDLYLSGKKDQAAALVPEEWLEAANLVGPASYVAERVEAFREAGITHLNVMPASADPAKTLAELKEIVG, encoded by the coding sequence ATGAAGCTGTCCACGATGCTCATGTACGACGGCAACCCGCGTGCCGCCGCCGACCAGGTCGTCGACCTCGAGAGGGCCGGGCTCGACGTGGTCTGGGTCGCCGAGGCCTACGGCTTCGACTCCCCCACGCTCATGGGCTACCTCGCCGCCAAGACCGAGAAGGTCCAGATCGGCTCGGGCATCCTCAACGTCTTCTCCCGCACCCCCGGTGCGCTGCTGCAGACCGTCGCCGGCCTCGACAACGTCTCCGGCGGCCGCGCGATCCTGGGTCTCGGCGCGTCCGGCCCGCAGGTCATCGAGGGCTTCCACGGCATGCCCTACACCCGACCCCTCGGCCGCACCCGCGAGATCATCGAGGTCGTGCGGATGGGCCTGCGCCGCGAGAAGCTCGAGCACCAGGGCCGCGACATCACCCTGCCACTCCCAGCCGACCAGGGACTCGGGCTCGGCAAGCCGCTCAAGCTGCTCACCAAGCCCGAGCGGGCCGACGTACCGATCTGGGTCGCCGCACTCGGCGACAAGAACGTCGAGATGACCGCCGAGCTCGCCGACGGGTGGATGCCGCACCTGGTCTACCCCGAGAAGGTCAAGGAGACCTGGGGCGGTCCGCTCGCGGCCGGTGCGGCCAAGCGCTCGGCCGACCTCGGCCCGCTGCAGATGACCGGCGGCGGCGTCCTCGCGATCGGCGAGGGCCCCGAGGTGAAGTCGATGCTCGACTTCGCCCGACCGATGTTCGCCCTGTACGTCGGCGGCATGGGCGCGCGCGGCAAGAACTTCTACAACGACCTCGCGGTCCAGTACGGCTACGAGAAGGAGGCCGCCGAGATCCAGGACCTCTACCTGTCCGGCAAGAAGGACCAGGCCGCTGCGCTCGTGCCCGAGGAGTGGCTCGAGGCGGCCAACCTCGTCGGCCCCGCGTCGTACGTCGCCGAGCGGGTCGAGGCCTTCCGCGAGGCCGGCATCACCCACCTCAACGTGATGCCCGCCTCCGCCGACCCCGCCAAGACGCTGGCGGAGCTCAAGGAGATCGTCGGCTAA
- a CDS encoding AMP-dependent synthetase/ligase, producing the protein MPQSPDVLSERARVQALVEGRTLPTALAETAASAADHPAYSDKHDVPEGEAWRTLTWSQTRELALDVAGALIGLGVQPGDTVAIMATNRIEHFVADIAAVHAAATPMSIYNTLSPDQVAYVASESQPKVAFLETPDHLARWQRALAETPSTTTVVLIDAEAPAGDDRFTTWTQLLADGAAYRAEHEAEVAARAGELSPDSPATILYTSGTTGNPKGVVLTHHNVLYEAQSTLEAAGLFDPQVGVSYLPLAHIAERVLGLYGPQIQGSHVHAIGDPSQLLATLGEVHPTAFFGVPRVWEKIKTGISAKLAADPDPASRKLVEDAMAAGLAYISAQEVGGVMTPEIEQAYAEADAAMLGFLRLILGLDQVTWCGSAAAPMPVDVARFMAGLGLTVFDVYGMTETCGAITANGPGGFRLGTVGRATPGMEVKLGDDAEILVRGPVVTPGYHRQAEATAALIDADGWLHTGDIGTLDDDGFFAVVDRKKELIITSAGKNIAPSNIENYLKESPIIGHAMAVGDNRPYVVAILTLDGEVAPVVAASMGIEFSDLAELAQNPQILAIAQAAVDAANERLSRPEQVKAFELLPTEWTAESEELTPTLKLKRRVVNTKYSDVLDRLYG; encoded by the coding sequence ATGCCCCAGAGCCCCGACGTCCTGTCCGAGCGAGCCCGGGTCCAGGCCCTGGTCGAGGGGCGCACCCTGCCCACCGCCCTGGCCGAGACCGCCGCGTCGGCGGCCGACCACCCGGCGTACTCCGACAAGCACGACGTCCCCGAGGGCGAGGCGTGGCGCACCCTGACCTGGAGCCAGACACGCGAGCTGGCGCTCGACGTCGCGGGCGCGCTCATCGGTCTCGGCGTCCAGCCGGGTGACACGGTCGCGATCATGGCGACCAACCGCATCGAGCACTTCGTCGCCGACATCGCGGCCGTGCACGCGGCGGCGACGCCGATGTCGATCTACAACACCCTCTCGCCCGACCAGGTCGCCTACGTCGCCTCCGAGTCGCAGCCCAAGGTCGCGTTCCTCGAGACCCCCGACCACCTCGCGCGCTGGCAGAGGGCGCTGGCCGAGACGCCCAGCACGACGACCGTCGTCCTGATCGACGCCGAGGCGCCGGCCGGCGACGACCGGTTCACGACGTGGACCCAACTGCTGGCCGACGGGGCGGCCTACCGCGCCGAGCACGAGGCCGAGGTCGCCGCCCGCGCCGGCGAGCTGAGCCCCGACTCGCCGGCGACGATCCTCTACACGTCCGGTACGACGGGCAACCCCAAGGGCGTCGTGCTCACGCACCACAACGTGCTCTACGAGGCGCAGTCCACCCTCGAGGCGGCCGGACTGTTCGACCCGCAGGTGGGTGTCAGCTACCTGCCGCTGGCGCACATCGCCGAGCGGGTGCTGGGGCTCTACGGCCCCCAGATCCAGGGCAGCCACGTGCACGCGATCGGCGACCCGTCCCAGCTGCTGGCCACGCTGGGCGAGGTGCACCCGACGGCGTTCTTCGGCGTCCCGCGGGTCTGGGAGAAGATCAAGACCGGCATCTCCGCCAAGCTCGCCGCCGACCCCGACCCGGCCAGCCGCAAGCTGGTCGAGGACGCCATGGCGGCCGGGCTCGCCTATATCTCCGCCCAGGAGGTGGGCGGCGTGATGACCCCCGAGATCGAGCAGGCGTACGCCGAGGCCGACGCCGCCATGCTCGGCTTCCTACGCCTGATCCTCGGGCTCGACCAGGTCACCTGGTGCGGCTCGGCCGCGGCACCGATGCCCGTCGACGTCGCCCGGTTCATGGCCGGGCTGGGGCTGACCGTCTTCGACGTCTACGGCATGACCGAGACCTGCGGCGCGATCACCGCCAACGGCCCCGGCGGCTTCCGTCTCGGCACGGTCGGGCGCGCGACGCCCGGCATGGAGGTCAAGCTCGGCGACGACGCCGAGATCCTCGTGCGCGGACCGGTCGTGACGCCGGGCTACCACCGCCAGGCCGAGGCGACCGCAGCCCTCATCGACGCCGACGGCTGGCTCCACACCGGTGACATCGGCACCCTCGACGACGACGGGTTCTTCGCGGTCGTCGACCGCAAGAAGGAGCTGATCATCACCTCGGCCGGCAAGAACATCGCGCCGTCCAACATCGAGAACTACCTCAAGGAGTCGCCGATCATCGGCCACGCCATGGCCGTGGGCGACAACCGCCCCTACGTCGTGGCGATCCTGACCCTCGACGGCGAGGTCGCCCCGGTCGTCGCCGCCAGCATGGGCATCGAGTTCAGCGACCTCGCCGAGCTCGCCCAGAACCCGCAGATCCTGGCCATCGCCCAGGCCGCCGTCGACGCGGCCAACGAGCGGCTCTCCCGCCCCGAGCAGGTCAAGGCCTTCGAGCTGCTGCCGACCGAGTGGACCGCCGAGTCCGAGGAGCTGACCCCGACGCTCAAGCTCAAGCGGCGCGTGGTCAACACGAAGTACTCCGACGTGCTGGACCGGCTCTACGGCTGA
- a CDS encoding MerR family transcriptional regulator translates to MSAAPEVDPDLLTIDELAAAVGTTVRTTRYYASLGLVPPPVRQGRIAYYGPVHRARLELVRALQDHGFTLQAAERVLGSIPVDASVEELALQRAMLTSWSSEPPEVLTRRALEAKAGRRLSAADLELLTRLGAVEQADGGWRVMASLPVGLGLLDVDVPRESLGLAEAAIRRHMEALADELTTILHEQVLEPYRRESTSPDDARRLEETVSTLRRLTLEAVVHGFQRAANAVITRSLAARD, encoded by the coding sequence ATGAGCGCAGCCCCCGAGGTCGACCCCGACCTGCTGACGATCGACGAGCTCGCCGCCGCCGTCGGTACGACGGTCCGCACCACGCGCTACTACGCCAGCCTCGGTCTCGTCCCGCCGCCGGTGCGGCAGGGGCGCATCGCCTACTACGGCCCGGTCCACCGGGCGCGGCTCGAGCTGGTCCGCGCGCTGCAGGACCACGGGTTCACGCTGCAGGCCGCCGAGCGCGTGCTCGGTTCCATCCCGGTCGACGCCAGCGTCGAGGAGCTCGCGCTGCAGCGCGCGATGCTTACCTCGTGGTCCTCCGAGCCCCCGGAGGTCCTCACCCGACGGGCGCTGGAGGCCAAGGCCGGACGCCGGCTCTCCGCGGCCGACCTGGAGCTGCTGACCCGGCTGGGTGCCGTCGAGCAGGCCGACGGCGGCTGGCGGGTGATGGCGTCGCTGCCGGTCGGCCTGGGGCTGCTCGACGTCGACGTGCCGCGCGAGAGCCTCGGCCTCGCCGAGGCCGCCATCCGCCGCCACATGGAGGCCCTGGCCGACGAGCTCACCACGATCCTGCACGAGCAGGTCCTCGAGCCCTACCGCCGTGAGAGCACCTCGCCCGACGACGCCCGCCGCCTGGAGGAGACTGTCTCCACGTTGCGGCGGCTGACCCTCGAGGCCGTCGTCCACGGCTTCCAGCGCGCCGCCAACGCGGTCATCACCCGGTCGCTGGCTGCGCGCGACTGA